The nucleotide window TTCTTGAAGCAATGAATTGGCATCTACTGTGATTATTTCCTTTTCTACTTCCATACCTTTAAGCAAATTTCGCTGAGCTCTTTTTAGTAAGGAATCTGTTTCGGCTTCTGGTGTCATCGATTGAATCTTTTCATTTTTAATCTCTTCAATAACAACAACAGAACTTACATTATCGATTAAATTGATTTCACTTTCCTTTAATCCATCTACCGATTTCTCATCAGAATTTGCTATTGATGGTTCAACAACATTATTTGATGTTGTATTATTTTGGGTTTGATTAGACTTCGATTTGGGATCAATCCTTTCAGGGTTTGCATTTTCGCCTGAAACCACCAAGGAATTCTCTGTTTCGTCTTCTCCTGAAGCTGCCTTATCAAATTCTTCTTGTTGAAAAGTTGAATTCGTTTTGGTCTCTACAATTTGTATAGGTTTTTCGTCGGAAACACCATTATTAAACATAAACATTCCTAAACCAAACAACACAACCACGGAAGCAGCCAAACTCCACCATAAAATGGTATTTCCCTTCTTATGAGAATTGGAAGTATCCAAACGTTTTGAAAGCTTTTTCCACCCTTCCTGAGAAGGAGAAATAGTTCTCTTTTCAAGTGATTCCTTAATCGATTCTTCAAATTTAATTGGTGCCATAACTCGTAGTATTTAGCATTTTTATTTTGTCTTGAAGCATTTTCCTCGCCTTGAACAATTGGGTTTTTGAAGTACTTTCAGATATTCCTAATATTTCAGCAATCTCTTGGTGTTTGTATCCTTCAATGGCGTACATAACAAATACCATTTTATATCCTTCCGGCAGTTCGTCGATTATAGCTTGAATCTGTTCCACGCCCATTGAAACCTCAATATTATTTGTAGTTTCATGTGGGGACTTAACTTCTTCAATAGAATACTCAATCCGTTTATTACTTCTGATATGCGAAATAGCCTCAC belongs to Aegicerativicinus sediminis and includes:
- a CDS encoding RNA polymerase sigma factor; translated protein: MKVIQLNRNGKNLIKKAKKQDREAQHLIYEIHAPKMLSVCRYYIKDVQVAESVMLKGFFKVFTKIDQFREEGSFEGWIRRIMVREAISHIRSNKRIEYSIEEVKSPHETTNNIEVSMGVEQIQAIIDELPEGYKMVFVMYAIEGYKHQEIAEILGISESTSKTQLFKARKMLQDKIKMLNTTSYGTN